A single Bacillus mesophilus DNA region contains:
- a CDS encoding NADH-quinone oxidoreductase subunit D, translating into MIRTEEMLLNVGPQHPSTHGVFRIVLKIDGETIIEATPVIGYLHRGTEKLAEDLQYTQIIPYTDRLDYLSAMTNNYVICHAVETMMGLEIPERAEYLRVLAMELGRIASHLVWYGTYLLDIGAVSPFLYAFREREMIINLLNELSGARLTFNYMRVGGVKWDAPEGWIEKVQDFVPYMRKQLAGYHDLVTGNEIFMSRVKGVGTYTKEEAIAYSLSGANLRSTGVKWDLRKDEPYSIYDRFKFDIPVREEGDCWSRYHCRMEEIEESLKIVEQAVEQFPAEGEIMAKVPKIIKAPKGEAFVRIESPRGEIGCYISSDGKKEPYRLKFRRPSFYNLQILPKLLEGENMANLIAILGGIDIVLGEVDG; encoded by the coding sequence TTGATTCGAACAGAGGAAATGCTACTGAACGTAGGTCCACAGCATCCTAGTACACATGGAGTTTTCCGGATCGTACTAAAAATAGATGGCGAAACCATTATTGAAGCTACTCCAGTAATTGGGTACTTGCACCGAGGTACAGAGAAGCTAGCTGAGGATCTACAGTATACACAAATCATTCCTTATACAGACCGTCTGGACTACTTATCTGCCATGACGAATAACTATGTGATCTGCCACGCAGTTGAAACGATGATGGGTCTTGAAATCCCAGAAAGAGCGGAGTATTTACGTGTTCTTGCTATGGAATTAGGACGTATTGCTAGCCATCTAGTTTGGTATGGTACATATTTATTAGACATTGGTGCAGTTAGTCCATTCTTGTATGCTTTTAGAGAGCGTGAAATGATTATTAATCTGTTAAATGAACTTTCAGGTGCACGACTAACGTTTAACTACATGCGTGTAGGGGGAGTAAAGTGGGACGCTCCTGAAGGCTGGATTGAGAAGGTTCAAGACTTCGTTCCTTATATGAGAAAGCAACTTGCTGGATATCATGACCTTGTCACTGGAAATGAAATTTTCATGTCTCGTGTTAAGGGTGTAGGAACTTATACAAAAGAAGAAGCTATTGCTTATTCACTAAGCGGTGCAAACCTACGTAGTACAGGTGTGAAGTGGGATCTTCGTAAGGATGAGCCATACTCCATCTATGACCGCTTTAAGTTCGATATCCCTGTAAGAGAAGAGGGAGATTGCTGGTCTCGTTATCATTGCCGTATGGAGGAAATTGAAGAATCTCTTAAAATAGTAGAGCAAGCAGTTGAACAATTTCCAGCTGAAGGCGAAATTATGGCGAAGGTACCAAAGATCATTAAAGCTCCAAAAGGTGAAGCATTTGTACGTATTGAATCACCACGTGGAGAGATTGGATGTTATATATCAAGTGATGGAAAAAAGGAACCATATCGTTTGAAGTTTAGAAGACCATCATTCTATAATCTGCAAATCCTACCTAAACTTCTTGAGGGAGAAAACATGGCCAACCTTATTGCCATTCTAGGTGGAATTGATATCGTACTTGGGGAGGTTGACGGATAA
- a CDS encoding NADH-quinone oxidoreductase subunit C, whose protein sequence is MSDEKSLEQQKREAAEKAKEEAMRRLAEKKAQAESGEEPAPAEKTKEELKKEAAQKAKEAALKKLAEKKAEAEGEVTSEAPSEKTKEELKREAAQKAKEAAQKRLAEKKAQAESDREEETPAEKTKEELKKEAAQKAKEAALKKLAEKKAEAEGEEVNEAPAEKTKEELKREAAQKAKEAAQKRLAEKQQAEAATESDSEDDADLAKKKAAAVAKAKAAAAAKAKAAAIAKQGNEATADSTDDDEAKAKAKAIAAAKAKAAAAAKAKAAGTSAGGAAGDDEKAKAIAAAKAKAAAAAAARAKAGKAGDTEEKAEEQKPSPNQPYLDKYVKVIKEHLGDVLEDSYINTLSKDVPTIIAKTDMYYKVAEFLKYNEQLSFDYLSELHGTDYVTHMEMYVHFYSYKNRQSLALKVKIDRDEPVTDSLANLWKGANWPEREAYDLLGIIFKNHPNLTRIMLPDDWVGHPLRKDYEPYDVEV, encoded by the coding sequence ATGAGTGATGAAAAGAGCCTTGAACAGCAAAAACGTGAAGCAGCCGAAAAGGCAAAGGAAGAAGCGATGCGCCGTTTAGCTGAGAAAAAAGCTCAAGCAGAGTCAGGGGAAGAACCTGCGCCTGCTGAAAAAACAAAAGAAGAGTTAAAAAAGGAAGCAGCTCAGAAAGCTAAGGAAGCTGCTTTAAAGAAGCTGGCTGAGAAAAAGGCTGAAGCTGAAGGGGAAGTGACAAGCGAAGCCCCTTCTGAAAAAACAAAAGAAGAATTAAAAAGAGAAGCGGCTCAGAAGGCGAAGGAAGCAGCACAAAAGCGTCTAGCTGAGAAAAAAGCTCAGGCAGAGTCTGACCGCGAAGAGGAAACTCCTGCTGAAAAAACAAAAGAAGAACTAAAAAAGGAAGCAGCTCAGAAAGCAAAAGAAGCAGCCCTTAAAAAGTTAGCAGAGAAAAAAGCTGAAGCTGAAGGTGAAGAAGTAAATGAAGCCCCAGCTGAAAAGACAAAGGAAGAGCTTAAAAGAGAAGCTGCACAAAAGGCAAAAGAAGCAGCACAAAAGCGATTAGCAGAAAAGCAACAAGCTGAGGCAGCTACGGAGAGTGACTCTGAGGATGACGCTGATCTTGCTAAGAAAAAGGCTGCAGCAGTAGCTAAGGCCAAAGCAGCAGCGGCTGCAAAGGCCAAGGCAGCTGCGATTGCAAAACAAGGTAATGAAGCAACTGCTGATTCCACAGACGATGATGAAGCAAAAGCGAAAGCAAAGGCGATTGCAGCCGCAAAAGCAAAGGCAGCAGCAGCGGCAAAAGCTAAAGCAGCCGGAACTTCAGCAGGTGGTGCTGCAGGTGATGATGAAAAAGCAAAGGCAATTGCAGCCGCAAAAGCAAAGGCAGCCGCCGCTGCAGCCGCAAGGGCAAAGGCAGGAAAAGCAGGAGATACCGAAGAAAAAGCTGAAGAACAAAAGCCTTCTCCTAATCAGCCATATTTAGATAAATATGTAAAGGTTATCAAAGAACATCTTGGTGATGTGTTAGAAGATTCTTATATTAATACACTTTCTAAGGATGTTCCTACTATTATTGCTAAAACTGATATGTATTACAAAGTTGCGGAATTTTTGAAGTATAATGAGCAATTAAGCTTTGATTATTTATCAGAGTTACATGGTACAGATTATGTAACTCATATGGAAATGTATGTCCATTTCTACTCTTATAAAAATCGTCAATCACTTGCGTTAAAGGTGAAAATTGACCGCGATGAGCCTGTTACAGACTCTTTAGCTAATTTATGGAAGGGTGCAAATTGGCCAGAACGAGAAGCTTATGACCTATTAGGTATTATCTTCAAAAATCACCCTAACTTAACACGAATTATGCTACCAGATGATTGGGTCGGACACCCATTAAGAAAAGACTATGAACCGTACGATGTGGAGGTGTAG